The genome window TGAGTTGCTCGTCGGTGGCGCCCTCCTCGTCCAGCGTCTGCTGGATCAAGGTGGCGTCCTGCTCGCGGCCCAGCATGCGCGCGTAGGTGCGCACGCAGCCGTAGCCGGCCATCTCGTAGTGCTCCACGCGCTGCGCGTTGGCGATCATGGCGGCGTCCAGCACGTCGGAGTCGCCCTTTTCCTTGACGGTGTCGTTGGCTTCCTTGAGGAGCCCCTCCATCCCCTTGCAGTGGTGGCCGGACCCCTTCTCGTCCAGGTCGGCGAAGATCGAGTCGAGCCGGCGCACGTGCTCCTCCGTCAGCGTCACGTGGGCCTCGAACGCCTGCCGCAGCTCGGGGTGCTTTGCGGCTTCCGCCATCTTGGGAAGCGACTTCAGGATCTGGTTTTCCGCGCTGTACAGGTCGCGAAGCTGCTCCACGTACAGGTCCCGCAAAGTATTCAACGCCATGATCTTTCTCCTTGGTCTTGAGCCTCCGTCCTTGGCATCGTGCGCAAGCGGCGGGGCGGCCCGGCTACGCACGCC of Longimicrobium sp. contains these proteins:
- a CDS encoding ferritin-like domain-containing protein; translation: MALNTLRDLYVEQLRDLYSAENQILKSLPKMAEAAKHPELRQAFEAHVTLTEEHVRRLDSIFADLDEKGSGHHCKGMEGLLKEANDTVKEKGDSDVLDAAMIANAQRVEHYEMAGYGCVRTYARMLGREQDATLIQQTLDEEGATDEQLTTLAERVINIDALHDM